In Scyliorhinus torazame isolate Kashiwa2021f chromosome 18, sScyTor2.1, whole genome shotgun sequence, the following are encoded in one genomic region:
- the sac3d1 gene encoding LOW QUALITY PROTEIN: SAC3 domain-containing protein 1 (The sequence of the model RefSeq protein was modified relative to this genomic sequence to represent the inferred CDS: inserted 2 bases in 2 codons), translating to MVSVRCAELVVVCIGTCPGMCPDREXDERQRQKLLHKFEILEETARDRLPKADPRRTVKEYSRPAAGKEAAQLCELRPAGVLLLTVHYLIDEIVPRRQEPWAEIYDYVFDRLRSVRQDMTIQQVSGPTAVTILEKSLRFLLCASYWLCEEPXQVFDPKINDVHVQECFSWLLANYSVGGSENEAEFQALAILYNLGSVKALHHALILPDHIKDSTHMKLAFGINQAFGEGNYVRCLRVMRRLPFLQSCALYRHIELFRNCLLRVFNHGYSSRNCRYPLQRLANLLGMDSLPSAAELCQHHNLQVTGGSVCFQKSCYRDPGPGPRQTELGLVGKKQRDRTKPSIIHGH from the exons ATGGTGTCTGTGAGGTGCGCTGAGCTGGTTGTGGTCTGCATCGGAACCTGCCCTGGGATGTGTCCGGATCGAG CGGATGAACGGCAGAGGCAGAAGCTACTTCACAAATTTGAAATCCTGGAGGAAACAGCGAGGGACCGGCTGCCCAAAGCTGACCCGCGGAGAACGGTCAAGGAATATTCACGGCCAGCCGCCGGGAAGGAGGCTGCGCAGCTTTGTGAACTTCGCCCAGCCGGCGTTCTCTTGCTAACTGTGCACTATCTGATTGATGAGATTGTCCCACGGCGCCAGGAGCCATGGGCAGAAATCTATGATTATGTGTTCGACCGTCTGCGCAGTGTGAGACAAGACATGACCATCCAGCAGGTCAGTGGGCCCACGGCAGTCACCATCCTGGAGAAGAGTTTGCGCTTCCTCCTCTGTGCCTCATACTGGCTATGTGAGGAAC ATCAGGTTTTCGATCCGAAGATTAACGATGTCCACGTGCAGGAGTGTTTCAGCTGGCTGCTTGCTAACTACTCAGTCGGGGGTTCTGAAAATGAAGCTGAGTTTCAGGCCCTTGCCATTCTGTATAACCTGG GTTCAGTGAAAGCCCTTCATCACGCATTGATCCTGCCCGACCACATCAAAGACTCGACTCACATGAAGTTGGCGTTTGGTATTAACCAAGCTTTTGGAGAGGGAAACTATGTACGATGCCTGCGAGTGATGCGCCGCCTGCCCTTCCTGCAAAGCTGCGCGCTTTATCGTCACATCGAGTTATTCCGCAACTGTCTACTCCGAGTATTTAACCACGGCTACAGCAGCCGCAACTGCCGCTACCCTCTCCAGAGACTAGCAAACCTGCTGGGCATGGACAGTCTGCCCTCGGCTGCTGAGCTCTGTCAACACCACAACCTGCAGGTGACGGGGGGCTCAGTGTGTTTCCAGAAAAGCTGCTACAGGGATCCCGGCCCCGGACCCAGGCAGACAGAACTGGGACTCGTCGGCAAAAAACAAAGAGACAGGACAAAGCCGAGCATCATCCATGGCCACTGA